The Neodiprion fabricii isolate iyNeoFabr1 chromosome 4, iyNeoFabr1.1, whole genome shotgun sequence genome window below encodes:
- the LOC124180653 gene encoding uncharacterized protein LOC124180653, with amino-acid sequence MAIIEPEMINRNIRSDHSESSHFSNSKETYNGTVRVAASYDMGYSTKRSGRTYDSMNGYTAFLGRETGKAIDYLTTNRGCRMCALGHPKSDHDCRLNSVGSAKAMEPFAAASMTSSSKIFKEHNIEVGILIGDDDSSTIAAVRNTKEVADALRNIPDHAFNNHNNCGHWCRYVKNPLTYDHKVIKGGFQSPDLYKDLKHLFGKLADNADRFAAGASSQANESLNATMTSHYPKSRCYSQTASGDFRFACAIGEKNLGERYLQEAATQILLSPGFHTTKYVDRKEKEAKRRYLRTKRPEFKKRRLFLKEQRTNLRKKKEDMEGIQYESNMGLLSTNVAHDCILITEGINEEINEADDNGTQVSEPIAVFFDLETSSFSKQSDILQIAAQYNKSKFSVYVNPTQKIAAQASEANGLTNVRGELMLNGTRVPSIPLRLALDAFRNFLTKLKHPVVLVAHNCKFDAPILINSVKKMTMTDDFGSVVVGFADTLPLIKSVTNRKGKGECTLTGLASWLQISADGAHNAVYDVLMLVQIIENLQITSKQLMDRSITWSDTIASIRNAEKSATLLKTLDKLGTCISTGMKKKIADADITYEDLINTFRDDGDAGIKKLLGKDENDKVRVTKTKTIIENLLNHLRTKGL; translated from the exons ATGGCGATAATTGAGCCTGAGATGATTAATCGAAATATAAGAAGTGATCATTCTGAGTCAAGTCATTTCTCAAATTCCAAAGAAACTTACAATGGTACTGTACGTGTTGCTGCGTCGTATGATATGGGTTACAGTACAAAAAGAAGTGGAAGAACATACGATAGTATGAATGGATATACAGCATTCTTGGGTAGAGAAACTGGTAAAGCCATAGATTATTTAACAACAAATCGTGGTTGTAGAATGTGTGCCCTAGGTCATCCCAAATCAGACCACGATTGTAGGCTAAACTCCGTTGGAAGTGCAAAAGCTATGGAACCTTTTGCTGCTGCAAGTATGACTTCCagtagtaaaatttttaaagagcATAATATTGAAGTTGGAATTTTAATTGGAGATGACGACAGCTCAACAATTGCTGCTGTCC GAAATACCAAAGAAGTAGCTGATGCTTTAAGAAATATTCCTGACCATGCCTTTAACAACCATAATAATTGTGGCCATTGGTGTAGATATGTGAAGAATCCTTTAACTTATGACCATAAAGTTATTAAAGGAGGTTTCCAGAGCCCTGATTTATATAAAGATTTAAAACATTTATTCGGGAAATTAGCAGATAACGCGGATCGGTTTGCTGCTGGTGCATCTAGCCAAGCAAACGAAAGTCTGAATGCTACTATGACAAGCCATTACCCTAAGTCTCGATGCTACTCTCAGACGGCTTCTGGAGATTTTCGGTTTGCCTGCGCTATTGGTGAGAAAAATCTCGGAGAAAGATACCTTCAAGAAGCTGCAACGCAAATACTTTTATCTCCTGGCTTTCACACAACTAAATACGTggacagaaaagaaaaagaagcaaaaagaCGATATTTAAGAACAAAACGTCCAGAGTTTAAAAAAAGGCGTTTGTTTTTAAAAGAACAGCGTACTAATCTGCgcaagaagaaagaagatatGGAAGGTATCCAGTATGAATCTAATATGGGATTACTTTCAACAAATGTTGCCCACGACTGTATTCTTATTACAGAGGGTATAAATGAAGAGATCAATGAAGCTGATGATAATGGAACACAAGTTTCAGAACCTATTGcagtatttttcgatttgGAAACATCAAGCTTTTCAAAACAATCTGATATTCTTCAAATTGCGGCTCAATACAATAAATccaaattttcagtttatgTCAACCCTACTCAAAAAATTGCTGCACAAGCATCTGAGGCAAATGGTTTAACAAATGTTAGAGGTGAATTGATGCTCAATGGTACTAGAGTACCATCAATTCCACTGAGATTAGCTTTGGATGCTTTTCGTAACTTTCTGACGAAACTGAAGCATCCGGTGGTTTTAGTTGCTCACAACTGCAAATTTGATGCTCCTATTCTTATTAATTCTGTTAAAAAAATGACTATGACGGATGACTTTGGGTCTGTGGTTGTAGGTTTTGCAGATACACTGCCTCTTATTAAATCAGTAACAAATCGTAAAGGAAAAGGAGAGTGTACTCTAACAGGTCTGGCTTCATGGCTACAAATTTCTGCGGATGGTGCGCATAATGCTGTATACGATGTTTTAATGCTGGTGCAAATTATTGAGAATCTTCAAATCACATCAAAGCAATTAATGGATCGCAGTATAACTTGGAGTGATACAATTGCGAGTATTCGTAATGCCGAAAAATCAGCTACACTGTTAAAAACACTCGACAAATTAGGAACTTGCATATCTACtggcatgaaaaaaaaaattgctgatGCTGATATTACCTATGAAGATTTAATCAACACTTTTCGTGATGATGGGGATgcaggaataaagaaattattaggaaaagatgaaaatgacAAAGTTCGTGTTACTAAAACTAaaacaattattgaaaatttgttaaatcaTTTAAGAACCAAAGGTTTATAA
- the LOC124179511 gene encoding uncharacterized protein LOC124179511 has protein sequence MSDGEKRYYWKGKRVNEKIYNLRISQRKNGQKRKKTCDLTSQLSDIVPGRRIIDVCHFLKQLKCVHCKALLDLEENLKREERRGLGSTWHVLCTACNILNKVTTDKQHPDATTKRQCFDTNSKIAIGALHYGIGATHLNKMFASANIPSIDSKTFKTHENAMGTAVEEVAKESCHKWAEVERKMTIENSD, from the exons atgagtgACGGAGAAAAGCGTTATTATTGGAAAGGAAAGCGAGTGAACGAAAAAATCTACAACCTACGTATTTCTCAACGCAAGAACGgacagaaaagaaagaaaacatgCGATCTAACCTCTCAGTTGTCTGACATTGTACCAGGAAGGAGAATAATAGATGTTTGTCATTTCCTAAAACAACTTAAATGCGTACATTGCAAGGCATTGCTGGATTTGGAAGAAAATCTTAAAAGAGAAGAACGACGTGGCTTGGGTTCGACTTGGCATGTATTGTGTACAGCTTGCAATATTTTAAACAAAGTTACTACTGACAAGCAACATCCAGATGCAACGACTAAAAGGCAATGTTTCGATACAAATTCCAAGATTGcaatag gcGCACTTCACTATGGGATTGGAGCAACTCATCTCAATAAAATGTTCGCCTCTGCTAATATACCTTCAATTGATTCCAAAACTTTCAAGACACATGAAAATGCAATGGGAACAGCTGTTGAAGAAGTGGCTAAAGAAAGTTGTCATAAATGGGCTGAAGTTGAACGTAAAATGACGATTGAAAATTCAGATTAG